In Macadamia integrifolia cultivar HAES 741 unplaced genomic scaffold, SCU_Mint_v3 scaffold3063, whole genome shotgun sequence, a genomic segment contains:
- the LOC122067696 gene encoding fatty alcohol:caffeoyl-CoA acyltransferase-like, whose product VAAYARVTIRELEVASIARVVELVSERATRMSDEYIKSAIDCGELSKRVPYSDILISSWWKLGFSNANYPWGRPKYNCPVVHHRKNIIVFFPDIEGPTSGDGVNILVDFPLKEMEKFQALFNKSPVA is encoded by the coding sequence tgtaGCCGCATATGCCAGGGTGACCATCAGGGAACTAGAAGTGGCTTCAATTGCCCGCGTAGTGGAGCTGGTCTCAGAGAGAGCCACAAGAATGAGTGATGAGTACATTAAATCTGCTATTGATTGTGGAGAATTGAGTAAGAGGGTCCCATATAGTGATATCCTCATATCATCATGGTGGAAATTAGGGTTCTCTAACGCGAACTACCCTTGGGGAAGACCCAAGTACAATTGTCCTGTGGTCCACCACAGGAAGAACATTATAGTGTTCTTCCCAGACATTGAGGGGCCTACCAGTGGTGATGGGGTGAACATTTTAGTGGATTTTCCATTGAAGGAAATGGAGAAGTTCCAAGCCCTCTTCAATAAATCCCCTGTTGcataa
- the LOC122067695 gene encoding probable glutathione peroxidase 2 — protein sequence MHRSTIWSSVLIFGVAYFFFFFFYRSPSDSLQNTAEEIPKSICDFTIEDIHGNDVSMSSYKGKVLMIVNVDSKCGLTHANYQELNILYEKYKNQGERTLLPLKKIFMSSTGMVDSFFLSTSLASASIVGKRNTMVEVNGKNTAPIYKLLKSQKGGIFEDSIKWNFTKFLVDKNGKVVERYAPTTSPLKIEKDIQNLLGILQVQLRHNTLSRNICMLLPKKKHVSYGSLSLSHLLFRRIL from the exons ATGCATAGATCCACTATTTGGTCGTCTGTTCTCATCTTTGGTGTtgcttacttcttcttcttcttcttctatcggAGCCCATCTGATTCTCTTCAGAACACGGCAGAAGAAATTCCCAAATCCATTTGCGATTTCACTATCGAG GATATCCATGGCAATGATGTCAGCATGAGCTCTTACAAGGGAAAGGTTCTTATGATAGTCAATGTTGATTCAAAGTG TGGTCTAACTCATGCAAACTACCAGGAACTGAACATTTTGTATGAAAAGTACAAGAACCAAG GTGAAAGGACTTTACTCCCTCTCAAGAAGATTTTTATGAGTAGCACAGGCATGGTGGACAGTTTCTTTCTGTCAACTTCCCTcgcttctgcaagtattgtcgGGAAGAGAAATACAATG GTTGAGGTGAATGGTAAGAATACAGCCCCAATCTACAAGCTCCTAAAATCACAGAAAGGTGGGATATTTGAGGATAGCATTAAGTGGAACTTCACGAAGTTTCTTGTAGACAAAAATGGAAAGGTTGTGGAGAGATATGCCCCCACCACATCTCCACTTAAGATCGAG AAAGACATCCAAAATCTATTGGGAATTTTGCAAGTTCAACTGAGGCACAACACATTGTCCAGAAATATTTGTATGttacttccaaaaaaaaaacatgtttcttatggatctctctctctctctcatttgttgTTTAGAAGGATTCTGTGA